The following coding sequences lie in one Glycine max cultivar Williams 82 chromosome 19, Glycine_max_v4.0, whole genome shotgun sequence genomic window:
- the LOC100812155 gene encoding pentatricopeptide repeat-containing protein At5g15010, mitochondrial, which yields MIRIRFNLTLFSVELSRISHSSLTVTHSHKVEHPLMSATFNFFKPFSSETFLAPPKFGFSVKHFSTSSTRNLGASTDAPAHEALSHDDDDDNDDGDDDDHDKNKDTHCSQLRFRDDRLSQDVKTILDIMHEMGSGPSQTKQKLEHCSVDLSAKLVVEVLLRTRNDWEAAFTFFLWAGKQPGYAHSIREYHSMISILGKMRKFDTAWNLIEEMRRGRTGPSLVTPQTLLIMIRKYCAVHDVARAINTFYAYKQFNFQVGLEEFHSLLSALCRYKNVQDAEHLLFCNKNLFPLDTKSFNIILNGWCNLIVSTSHAERIWHEMSKRRIQHDVVSYGSIISCYSKSSKLYKVLRMFDEMKKRKITPDRKVYNAVIYALAKGRLVKEAVNLIGTLEDNDVTPNVVTYNSLIKPLCKAGKVDEAKQLFYEILKRHLSPTIQTFHAFFRILRTKEEVFELLDKMKELGCYPTIETYIMLMRKFCRWRQLDDVFKMWDAMREDGIGHDRSSYIVLIHGLFLNGKLEEAHTYYAEMQEKGFLPEPKTEEMLQAWVSGKQATEGQETNLEPNQLENDTLKKKVKAIPSKFDREKAFLREPETRRVTRERGFSFWEQ from the coding sequence ATGATCAGAATCAGATTTAACTTAACTCTTTTCTCTGTTGAGCTATCACGCATCAGCCATAGCTCACTCACTGTTACTCATAGTCATAAAGTTGAGCACCCCCTTATGAGTGCTACTTTCAATTTCTTTAAGCCTTTTAGCTCTGAAACTTTTTTAGCACCACCAAAATTTGGTTTCTCAGTCAAGCATTTTTCTACTTCTTCAACCAGAAACCTTGGGGCTTCAACTGATGCCCCTGCACATGAGGCCTTGagtcatgatgatgatgatgataatgatgatggggatgatgatgatcatgacaAGAACAAAGATACCCATTGTAGTCAGTTACGTTTTAGGGATGATAGACTTTCCCAAGATGTTAAAACCATTTTGGATATAATGCATGAAATGGGTTCTGGACCATCTCAAACTAAGCAGAAGCTTGAGCATTGCAGTGTTGACCTATCAGCAAAGCTGGTTGTGGAGGTCCTTTTGAGAACTCGCAATGATTGGGAGGCGGCTTTCACTTTTTTCTTGTGGGCTGGCAAGCAACCGGGGTATGCTCATTCGATTCGCGAGTACCATTCTATGATCTCCATCCTTGGCAAAATGAGGAAGTTTGATACTGCTTGGAACTTAATTGAGGAAATGAGAAGAGGTAGAACTGGTCCATCTCTTGTCACTCCCCAAACACTGTTGATTATGATCAGGAAATACTGTGCTGTACATGATGTTGCAAGGGCTATCAATACTTTCTATGCTTATAAACAGTTTAACTTTCAAGTTGGGCTAGAGGAATTTCATAGCCTTCTTTCTGCCCTTTGTCGGTATAAGAATGTGCAAGATGCTGAGCACTTACTGTTCTGCAACAAAAATTTATTCCCATTAGATACCAAAAGCTTTAACATCATTCTGAATGGATGGTGTAATTTGATTGTAAGCACTAGTCATGCAGAAAGAATATGGCATGAGATGAGCAAGCGAAGAATCCAACACGATGTTGTCTCCTATGGAAGTATCATATCTTGCTATTCAAAATCTTCTAAACTTTACAAGGTGCTCAGgatgtttgatgaaatgaagaaaaggaagatCACTCCAGATAGGAAGGTTTATAATGCAGTCATTTATGCCCTAGCAAAGGGCAGGCTTGTGAAAGAAGCTGTCAATCTCATTGGAACATTGGAAGACAATGATGTTACTCCAAATGTTGTAACTTACAACTCCCTGATCAAACCTCTCTGCAAAGCCGGCAAAGTTGATGAAGCTAAACAACTTTTTTATGAGATTTTGAAACGGCATCTGTCCCCAACAATTCAAACTtttcatgctttcttccgtATATTACGGACCAAGGAAGAAGTATTTGAGCTCTTGGACAAAATGAAAGAGCTGGGATGCTACCCAACCATTGAGACTTATATAATGTTGATGAGAAAGTTTTGCCGCTGGCGCcagcttgatgatgtatttaaGATGTGGGATGCAATGAGGGAAGATGGGATAGGCCATGATCGTAGTTCATATATAGTGCTGATTCATGGGCTGTTTCTAAATGGAAAGCTGGAGGAAGCGCACACATATTAtgcagagatgcaagagaaaggCTTCCTACCTGAACCGAAGACAGAAGAAATGCTTCAAGCATGGGTTTCCGGGAAACAGGCAACAGAGGGTCAGGAGACAAATTTAGAACCTAATCAACTGGAAAATGATACTcttaaaaagaaagtaaaggCCATACCGAGTAAATTTGACAGGGAAAAAGCCTTTCTTCGTGAACCTGAGACCAGAAGAGTAACAAGAGAACGGGGTTTTTCTTTCTGGGAGCAGTAA